In Bos javanicus breed banteng chromosome 2, ARS-OSU_banteng_1.0, whole genome shotgun sequence, the following proteins share a genomic window:
- the ECEL1 gene encoding endothelin-converting enzyme-like 1 isoform X1 codes for MEAPYSMTAHYDEFQEVKYVSRCGGGGARGTSLPPGFPLGAGRSATGARAGLPRWNRREVCLLSGLVFAAGLCAILAAMLALKYLGPGAAGGAACSEGCPERKAFARAARFLAANLDASIDPCQDFYSFACGGWLRRHAIPDDKLTYGTIAAIGEQNEERLRRLLARPGGGPGGAAQRKVRAFFRSCLDMREIERLGPRPMLEVIEDCGGWDLGGAAERPGAAARWDLNRLLYKAQGVYSAAALFSLTVSLDDRNSSRYVIRIDQDGLTLPERTLYLAQDEESEKILAAYRVFMERLLSLLGAEAVEQKAREILQLEQRLANITVSEYDDLRRDVSSVYNKVTLGQLQKITPHLRWKWLLDQIFQEDFSEDEEVVLLATDYMQQVSQLIHSTPRRILHNYLVWRVVVVLSEHLSPPFREALHELAREMEGSDKPQELARVCLGQANRHFGMALGALFVHEHFSAASKAKEAYLICQPQDALPTKLLPGLLCHAQWDGPRNVQQLVEDIKYILGQRLEELDWMDAETKAAARAKLQYMMVMVGYPDFLLKPEAVDKEYEFEVHEKTYFKNILNSIRFSIQLSVKKIRQEVDKSTWLLPPQALNAYYLPNKNQMVFPAGILQPTLYDPDFPQSLNYGGIGTIIGHELTHGYDDWGGHYDRSGSLLHWWTEASYGRFLRKAECIVHLYDNFTVYNQRVNGKHTLGENIADMGGLKLAYYAYQKWVREHGPEHPLHRLKYTHNQLFFIAFAQNWCIKRRSQSIYLQVLTDKHAPEHYRVLGSVSQFEEFGRAFHCPKDSPMNPAHKCSVW; via the exons ATGGAGGCCCCGTATTCGATGACAGCACATTACGACGAGTTCCAGGAGGTGAAGTACGTGAGCCGGTGCGGTGGGGGAGGCGCACGGGGAACGTCGCTGCCCCCTGGCTTCCCGCTGGGTGCGGGGCGCAGCGCCACCGGGGCCCGAGCCGGGCTGCCGCGCTGGAACCGGCGCGAGGTGTGCCTGCTGTCGGGGCTGGTGTTCGCCGCGGGCCTTTGTGCCATCCTGGCCGCCATGCTGGCTCTCAAGTACCTGGGtccgggggcggcggggggcgccGCCTGCTCCGAGGGCTGCCCGGAGCGGAAGGCCTTCGCGCGCGCCGCGCGTTTCTTGGCCGCCAACCTGGACGCCAGCATAGACCCGTGCCAGGACTTCTACTCCTTCGCGTGCGGCGGCTGGCTGCGGCGCCACGCCATCCCGGACGACAAGCTCACCTACGGCACCATCGCGGCCATCGGCGAGCAGAACGAGGAGCGCCTGCGGCGCTTGCTGGCGAGGCCCGGGGGCGGGCCAGGGGGCGCGGCCCAGCGCAAGGTGCGCGCTTTCTTCCGCTCTTGCCTGGACATGCGGGAAATAGAACGGCTCGGCCCGCGGCCCATGCTCGAGGTCATCGAGGACTGCGGGGGCTGGGACCTGGGCGGCGCGGCGGAGCGCCCGGGGGCGGCGGCTCGCTGGGACCTCAACCGGCTGCTGTACAAGGCGCAGGGCGTGTACAGCGCCGCCGCGCTCTTCTCGCTCACCGTCAGCCTGGATGACAGGAACTCCTCGCGCTACGTCATCCGC ATTGACCAGGACGGGCTCACCCTGCCAGAAAGGACCTTGTACTTAGCTCAggacgaggagagtgaaaag ATCCTAGCAGCGTACCGGGTGTTCATGGAGCGCCTGCTCAGCCTCCTGGGTGCTGAGGCAGTGGAGCAGAAGGCCCGGGAGATCCTGCAGCTGGAGCAGCGGCTGGCCAAC ATCACAGTGTCCGAGTATGATGACCTCCGGCGAGACGTTAGCTCTGTGTACAACAAGGTGACCCTAGGGCAACTGCAGAAGATCACCCCCCAC CTGCGGTGGAAGTGGCTGCTGGACCAGATCTTCCAGGAGGACTTCTCGGAGGACGAGGAGGTGGTGCTCCTGGCCACAGACTACATGCAGCAGGTGTCCCAGCTCATCCACTCCACCCCCCGAAG GATCCTGCACAACTACCTGGTGTGGCGTGTGGTGGTGGTCCTGAGCGAGCACCTGTCCCCGCCATTCCGAGAGGCACTGCACGAGCTGGCCCGGGAGATGGAGGGCAGCGACAAGCCACAGGAGCTGGCCCGTGTCTGCCTGGGCCAGGCCAACCGTCACTTTGGCATGGCACTCGGTGCCCTGTTTGTACATGAGCACTTCTCGGCTGCCAGCAAGGCCAAG GAAGCCTACCTGATTTGTCAGCCGCAGGACGCTCTCCCCACCAAGCTCCTGCCCGGCCTGCTCTGCCATGCTCAGTGGGATGGCCCTAGGAAT GTACAGCAGCTGGTAGAAGACATCAAGTATATCTTGGGTCAGCGCCTGGAGGAGCTAGACTGGATGGATGCTGAAACCAAGGCGGCCGCACGGGCCAAG CTTCAGTacatgatggtgatggtgggcTACCCGGACTTCCTGCTGAAACCCGAGGCCGTGGACAAGGAGTATGAG TTTGAGGTCCACGAGAAGACCTACTTCAAGAACATTTTGAACAGCATCCGCTTCAGCATCCAGCTCTCAGTCAAGAAGATCCGGCAGGAGGTGGACAAGTCCAC GTGGCTGCTCCCCCCACAGGCACTCAATGCCTACTATCTGCCCAACAAGAACCAGATGG TGTTCCCGGCTGGAATCCTGCAGCCAACACTGTATGACCCTGACTTTCCGCA GTCTCTCAACTACGGGGGCATCGGCACCATCATCGGGCACGAGCTGACCCACGGCTACGATGACTGGG GAGGCCACTATGACCGCTCAGGCAGCCTGCTGCACTGGTGGACCGAGGCCTCCTACGGCCGTTTCCTGCGCAAGGCCGAGTGCATCGTCCACCTTTACGACAACTTCACTGTCTACAACCAGCGG GTGAATGGGAAGCACACGCTTGGAGAGAACATTGCAGACATGGGCGGCCTCAAGCTTGCCTATTAT GCATATCAGAAGTGGGTGCGTGAGCACGGCCCTGAGCACCCGCTGCACCGGCTCAAGTATACGCACAACCAGCTCTTCTTCATCGCTTTTGCCCAG AACTGGTGCATCAAGCGGCGGTCGCAGTCCATCTACCTGCAGGTGCTGACCGACAAGCACGCACCCGAGCACTACAG GGTGCTGGGCAGCGTGTCCCAGTTCGAGGAATTTGGCCGGGCCTTCCATTGCCCCAAGGACTCGCCCATGAACCCTGCCCACAAGTGCTCTGTATGGTGA
- the ECEL1 gene encoding endothelin-converting enzyme-like 1 isoform X2: MEAPYSMTAHYDEFQEVKYVSRCGGGGARGTSLPPGFPLGAGRSATGARAGLPRWNRREVCLLSGLVFAAGLCAILAAMLALKYLGPGAAGGAACSEGCPERKAFARAARFLAANLDASIDPCQDFYSFACGGWLRRHAIPDDKLTYGTIAAIGEQNEERLRRLLARPGGGPGGAAQRKVRAFFRSCLDMREIERLGPRPMLEVIEDCGGWDLGGAAERPGAAARWDLNRLLYKAQGVYSAAALFSLTVSLDDRNSSRYVIRIDQDGLTLPERTLYLAQDEESEKILAAYRVFMERLLSLLGAEAVEQKAREILQLEQRLANITVSEYDDLRRDVSSVYNKVTLGQLQKITPHLRWKWLLDQIFQEDFSEDEEVVLLATDYMQQVSQLIHSTPRRILHNYLVWRVVVVLSEHLSPPFREALHELAREMEGSDKPQELARVCLGQANRHFGMALGALFVHEHFSAASKAKVQQLVEDIKYILGQRLEELDWMDAETKAAARAKLQYMMVMVGYPDFLLKPEAVDKEYEFEVHEKTYFKNILNSIRFSIQLSVKKIRQEVDKSTWLLPPQALNAYYLPNKNQMVFPAGILQPTLYDPDFPQSLNYGGIGTIIGHELTHGYDDWGGHYDRSGSLLHWWTEASYGRFLRKAECIVHLYDNFTVYNQRVNGKHTLGENIADMGGLKLAYYAYQKWVREHGPEHPLHRLKYTHNQLFFIAFAQNWCIKRRSQSIYLQVLTDKHAPEHYRVLGSVSQFEEFGRAFHCPKDSPMNPAHKCSVW; this comes from the exons ATGGAGGCCCCGTATTCGATGACAGCACATTACGACGAGTTCCAGGAGGTGAAGTACGTGAGCCGGTGCGGTGGGGGAGGCGCACGGGGAACGTCGCTGCCCCCTGGCTTCCCGCTGGGTGCGGGGCGCAGCGCCACCGGGGCCCGAGCCGGGCTGCCGCGCTGGAACCGGCGCGAGGTGTGCCTGCTGTCGGGGCTGGTGTTCGCCGCGGGCCTTTGTGCCATCCTGGCCGCCATGCTGGCTCTCAAGTACCTGGGtccgggggcggcggggggcgccGCCTGCTCCGAGGGCTGCCCGGAGCGGAAGGCCTTCGCGCGCGCCGCGCGTTTCTTGGCCGCCAACCTGGACGCCAGCATAGACCCGTGCCAGGACTTCTACTCCTTCGCGTGCGGCGGCTGGCTGCGGCGCCACGCCATCCCGGACGACAAGCTCACCTACGGCACCATCGCGGCCATCGGCGAGCAGAACGAGGAGCGCCTGCGGCGCTTGCTGGCGAGGCCCGGGGGCGGGCCAGGGGGCGCGGCCCAGCGCAAGGTGCGCGCTTTCTTCCGCTCTTGCCTGGACATGCGGGAAATAGAACGGCTCGGCCCGCGGCCCATGCTCGAGGTCATCGAGGACTGCGGGGGCTGGGACCTGGGCGGCGCGGCGGAGCGCCCGGGGGCGGCGGCTCGCTGGGACCTCAACCGGCTGCTGTACAAGGCGCAGGGCGTGTACAGCGCCGCCGCGCTCTTCTCGCTCACCGTCAGCCTGGATGACAGGAACTCCTCGCGCTACGTCATCCGC ATTGACCAGGACGGGCTCACCCTGCCAGAAAGGACCTTGTACTTAGCTCAggacgaggagagtgaaaag ATCCTAGCAGCGTACCGGGTGTTCATGGAGCGCCTGCTCAGCCTCCTGGGTGCTGAGGCAGTGGAGCAGAAGGCCCGGGAGATCCTGCAGCTGGAGCAGCGGCTGGCCAAC ATCACAGTGTCCGAGTATGATGACCTCCGGCGAGACGTTAGCTCTGTGTACAACAAGGTGACCCTAGGGCAACTGCAGAAGATCACCCCCCAC CTGCGGTGGAAGTGGCTGCTGGACCAGATCTTCCAGGAGGACTTCTCGGAGGACGAGGAGGTGGTGCTCCTGGCCACAGACTACATGCAGCAGGTGTCCCAGCTCATCCACTCCACCCCCCGAAG GATCCTGCACAACTACCTGGTGTGGCGTGTGGTGGTGGTCCTGAGCGAGCACCTGTCCCCGCCATTCCGAGAGGCACTGCACGAGCTGGCCCGGGAGATGGAGGGCAGCGACAAGCCACAGGAGCTGGCCCGTGTCTGCCTGGGCCAGGCCAACCGTCACTTTGGCATGGCACTCGGTGCCCTGTTTGTACATGAGCACTTCTCGGCTGCCAGCAAGGCCAAG GTACAGCAGCTGGTAGAAGACATCAAGTATATCTTGGGTCAGCGCCTGGAGGAGCTAGACTGGATGGATGCTGAAACCAAGGCGGCCGCACGGGCCAAG CTTCAGTacatgatggtgatggtgggcTACCCGGACTTCCTGCTGAAACCCGAGGCCGTGGACAAGGAGTATGAG TTTGAGGTCCACGAGAAGACCTACTTCAAGAACATTTTGAACAGCATCCGCTTCAGCATCCAGCTCTCAGTCAAGAAGATCCGGCAGGAGGTGGACAAGTCCAC GTGGCTGCTCCCCCCACAGGCACTCAATGCCTACTATCTGCCCAACAAGAACCAGATGG TGTTCCCGGCTGGAATCCTGCAGCCAACACTGTATGACCCTGACTTTCCGCA GTCTCTCAACTACGGGGGCATCGGCACCATCATCGGGCACGAGCTGACCCACGGCTACGATGACTGGG GAGGCCACTATGACCGCTCAGGCAGCCTGCTGCACTGGTGGACCGAGGCCTCCTACGGCCGTTTCCTGCGCAAGGCCGAGTGCATCGTCCACCTTTACGACAACTTCACTGTCTACAACCAGCGG GTGAATGGGAAGCACACGCTTGGAGAGAACATTGCAGACATGGGCGGCCTCAAGCTTGCCTATTAT GCATATCAGAAGTGGGTGCGTGAGCACGGCCCTGAGCACCCGCTGCACCGGCTCAAGTATACGCACAACCAGCTCTTCTTCATCGCTTTTGCCCAG AACTGGTGCATCAAGCGGCGGTCGCAGTCCATCTACCTGCAGGTGCTGACCGACAAGCACGCACCCGAGCACTACAG GGTGCTGGGCAGCGTGTCCCAGTTCGAGGAATTTGGCCGGGCCTTCCATTGCCCCAAGGACTCGCCCATGAACCCTGCCCACAAGTGCTCTGTATGGTGA